The following are encoded in a window of Nibricoccus aquaticus genomic DNA:
- a CDS encoding alpha/beta hydrolase, with amino-acid sequence MKRKRYLVIAATAGALGLSAFVWGSAHQAKQLTSAFRRPVPSLADSTLTQAESVTFPSLDGLSLSGWWLPSPDSKTTVILLHGHGSNRRQMIARAKLLHRHGYSVLLYDARGHGESAGDLVSFGFHESNDLLGAMDFARSKGSNKFGLIGASQGGATIALTGDRLKDVNWVVLESVYSDLRTAVDRRCRYHAHLPGWLLGCLMIPFAESKVGASINQISPRAMVEKISAPVFVLSGNRDRHTLTEDTQSLFGAVHSPKTLWLVEGAGHVDLYGFAKERYEERLLAFIASARTPETPATK; translated from the coding sequence GTGAAACGAAAACGCTATCTGGTGATTGCCGCTACAGCGGGAGCCTTGGGCCTGTCCGCTTTCGTCTGGGGCTCAGCTCACCAGGCAAAACAGCTCACGAGCGCGTTTCGCCGTCCAGTCCCTTCACTTGCAGACAGCACCCTGACACAGGCTGAATCCGTCACGTTTCCCTCCCTCGACGGTCTTTCGCTTTCCGGTTGGTGGCTGCCATCGCCTGACAGCAAAACGACAGTCATTTTGCTTCACGGCCACGGATCGAATCGCCGCCAGATGATTGCCCGCGCAAAGCTGCTACACCGCCACGGCTACTCAGTCCTCCTCTATGACGCGCGCGGCCACGGCGAAAGTGCCGGCGACCTCGTGAGTTTCGGTTTTCACGAGTCGAACGATCTTCTCGGCGCAATGGATTTCGCTCGCTCCAAAGGATCGAACAAATTCGGCCTCATCGGCGCTTCGCAAGGAGGCGCAACCATCGCACTCACCGGCGACCGGCTGAAGGACGTCAACTGGGTGGTCCTTGAAAGTGTCTACTCCGATCTTCGCACTGCAGTGGATCGGCGCTGTCGCTACCATGCACACCTTCCTGGCTGGCTTTTAGGGTGTCTCATGATTCCGTTCGCCGAAAGCAAAGTAGGCGCGTCGATCAATCAAATATCCCCGCGTGCAATGGTCGAAAAAATCTCAGCGCCAGTGTTCGTACTCAGTGGCAACCGTGATCGCCATACGCTGACAGAAGACACCCAGTCCCTTTTCGGTGCCGTGCATTCTCCCAAAACACTTTGGCTCGTGGAGGGTGCCGGTCACGTGGACCTCTATGGGTTCGCGAAAGAGCGCTACGAAGAACGTCTGCTTGCCTTCATCGCTTCGGCTCGAACTCCCGAAACCCCGGCGACGAAATAA
- a CDS encoding YHS domain-containing protein — protein MKIKKAFLLTALLFAVVSSGGGTTSFAADSAAGSAAAPEEKKPAKEAPKPYPLDVCIVTDNDLGSMGEETSMVYEGQTIKFCCAPCERKFLKNPAKYLEKLAPEKRK, from the coding sequence ATGAAGATCAAAAAAGCATTCCTCCTCACTGCGTTGTTATTCGCAGTCGTATCGAGCGGCGGCGGCACGACCAGCTTCGCGGCTGACAGTGCTGCGGGCAGCGCGGCAGCACCTGAAGAAAAGAAGCCAGCGAAAGAAGCGCCGAAGCCTTATCCGCTGGATGTGTGCATCGTGACGGATAACGACCTTGGCTCGATGGGCGAGGAGACCTCGATGGTTTACGAGGGGCAGACGATCAAGTTCTGCTGCGCTCCCTGTGAGCGGAAGTTTTTGAAGAACCCGGCGAAGTATCTGGAGAAGCTCGCGCCGGAGAAGCGGAAGTAG
- a CDS encoding multicopper oxidase family protein translates to MRRLFAFFLLDMLLGAVAAHACAECGGKNKAAWLALEAGPKASQLFPDARIVEYTLDIAETMLSPAGKPVRALTINGAVPGPVLRFREGDVARIHVRNRLAKGETSLHWHGLLLPNLEDGVPYLTTPPIGAGETRTFEFLLKHAGTYWYHSHTGLQEQRGVYGSIVIEPATGASARADLPRIDREEVVVLSDWTNENPDEVMRTLLRGSDWYAIRKGTAQSLTGAMRAGHLGDFIKREKSRVPPMDVSDVAYDAFLVNGQRRQRMEGRAGETIRLRVINAAASTYFYLNSATGPLTLVAADGMDVAPIQQNRLLIGMAETYDVLVTVPADGAWEVRATSQDGSGYASLFLGDGAEKPAASLAPLEIYNMNAAMDAVLDELDESGEITDGEALASEKARPLPPYKRLKSTRATTLPEGAPVREVTLKLSGDMTRYSWSIDDKRIDEQGTLAVKRGEVLRLVLVNNTMMHHPMHLHGHFFRLLLPGAGDPAFAPLKHTVDVPPMSRRVIEFYANEDRDWLFHCHLLYHMMAGMARVVSYPAGEEMAAAAESGAARPLEESKLAERGSYRPALGEHGHPHTYAWIEGSVQSHLSTGVGTIQRGRDNVNFLWETGWERVEKTEYEVEAVYARYFNVRWRAFAGYRLTNMHEARDGVIAGATYRLPYLVDLTGTLQSSGETRVVLEKTIPLTARIGVMARMEYDSVQTFSWMSGLSYTVSKRFSLIGSYDSEYGAGAGVGFRF, encoded by the coding sequence GTGAGACGCCTGTTCGCATTTTTCCTGCTCGATATGCTGCTCGGCGCCGTTGCGGCGCACGCCTGCGCGGAGTGCGGTGGGAAGAATAAAGCCGCGTGGCTGGCGCTCGAAGCGGGGCCGAAGGCATCGCAGCTTTTTCCTGATGCGCGGATCGTCGAGTACACGCTCGATATTGCCGAGACCATGCTTTCTCCGGCGGGGAAACCGGTGCGGGCGTTGACGATCAATGGCGCGGTGCCGGGGCCGGTGCTGCGGTTTCGCGAGGGGGATGTGGCGCGCATCCATGTGCGTAACCGGCTCGCGAAGGGGGAGACGTCGCTTCACTGGCATGGGCTGCTGCTGCCGAATCTGGAGGACGGCGTGCCTTATCTGACCACGCCGCCGATTGGCGCGGGAGAAACGCGGACGTTCGAGTTTCTGCTCAAGCACGCCGGAACTTATTGGTACCATAGTCACACTGGGTTGCAGGAGCAGCGGGGCGTTTATGGGAGTATTGTGATCGAGCCTGCGACGGGTGCGTCTGCGCGGGCCGATCTGCCGCGCATCGATCGCGAAGAGGTGGTGGTGCTCTCCGACTGGACCAACGAAAACCCCGATGAGGTGATGCGCACGCTGCTGCGTGGGAGCGATTGGTACGCGATACGGAAGGGCACGGCGCAGTCGCTCACCGGCGCGATGCGGGCGGGGCATTTGGGGGATTTTATTAAGCGCGAGAAATCCCGCGTGCCGCCGATGGATGTGTCCGATGTCGCTTACGACGCGTTTCTCGTCAATGGCCAGCGACGGCAGCGCATGGAAGGACGAGCGGGAGAGACGATCCGGCTGCGGGTGATCAACGCGGCGGCATCGACTTACTTTTATCTGAACTCGGCTACCGGACCGCTGACGCTCGTCGCTGCGGACGGGATGGACGTGGCTCCGATTCAGCAGAACCGGTTGCTTATCGGTATGGCGGAGACGTACGACGTGCTCGTGACGGTTCCGGCGGATGGTGCGTGGGAAGTGCGGGCGACTTCGCAGGATGGGTCGGGATATGCGTCGCTGTTTCTCGGCGATGGTGCGGAGAAACCGGCGGCCTCACTGGCGCCGCTTGAGATCTATAACATGAACGCTGCGATGGACGCGGTGCTCGATGAACTGGATGAGTCGGGCGAGATTACCGATGGGGAGGCACTCGCGAGCGAGAAGGCGCGGCCGTTGCCGCCGTACAAGCGGTTAAAGTCGACCCGGGCGACGACGTTGCCCGAGGGAGCGCCGGTGCGGGAGGTCACGCTCAAGCTTAGCGGCGACATGACGCGCTATAGCTGGTCGATCGACGACAAGCGTATCGACGAACAGGGCACGCTGGCCGTGAAGCGCGGGGAGGTCCTGCGGCTGGTGCTCGTGAACAACACGATGATGCACCACCCGATGCACCTGCATGGACATTTCTTCCGGCTGCTCCTGCCGGGCGCGGGCGATCCGGCGTTCGCGCCGCTCAAGCACACGGTGGACGTGCCGCCGATGAGTCGTCGCGTGATCGAGTTCTACGCCAACGAGGACCGCGACTGGTTGTTTCACTGTCACCTGCTTTATCACATGATGGCGGGCATGGCGCGGGTGGTGAGTTATCCGGCGGGCGAAGAAATGGCGGCGGCGGCGGAGAGTGGCGCTGCGCGTCCACTTGAAGAGAGCAAACTTGCCGAGCGCGGCAGTTACCGGCCGGCGCTCGGGGAGCACGGGCATCCGCACACGTACGCGTGGATTGAGGGCAGCGTACAATCGCACTTGAGCACGGGCGTGGGCACGATCCAGCGTGGACGCGACAATGTGAATTTTCTCTGGGAAACGGGTTGGGAGCGCGTCGAGAAAACCGAATACGAGGTTGAGGCGGTGTACGCGCGTTACTTCAACGTGAGGTGGCGTGCCTTTGCGGGCTACCGGTTAACGAACATGCACGAGGCGCGCGATGGCGTCATCGCCGGGGCGACTTATCGATTGCCGTATCTGGTAGATTTGACGGGGACGCTTCAGAGCAGCGGGGAGACGCGCGTGGTTCTGGAGAAGACGATTCCGCTGACGGCGCGCATCGGGGTGATGGCACGCATGGAGTACGACAGCGTGCAGACATTTTCCTGGATGAGCGGGCTGAGCTATACGGTGAGCAAACGGTTTTCCCTCATCGGCAGCTACGACTCCGAATATGGAGCGGGCGCGGGCGTCGGCTTTCGTTTCTGA